From the Candidatus Tanganyikabacteria bacterium genome, the window GGCCGGCCGGCCTGAGAGGGTGGGGCCGGGGGACAGGCAGGCTCGAGCGACTCGCCACGAGGCTCGGCGGCGGCGCCTGGTCCGCCCGGGATGACTATCCGCAAGTCGAGGAACTCCAGACGCAAACGCTCCCGGATCTCGGGCGTGTCCGGAAGCACCCATGCCCTTTCGGCGCCCCGCCAGTGCCGCTCCGGAAACCGACTCATCCGCTCCACCCATTCCTTGACGTAACCCGAGACGCGCACGCGCAAGCGACCGCCCGCGGCAACGTCGACCACCAGTCGGGGAACCCGGCGTGCCACGTCGTCCCCCGCTTCGCCGCGGCTCCCGGCAACCTCGGGCTGGCTCGTCGACTCGTTCACGGTCGCCTCCTTGGTGTTATGACATGGCAATTATGCAGTGAAAATGTATCAGTCTTGCTTGCCGGCAAGATCTCCGCGGCTGGCGCGCCGCGGGACCCGGCTTGTCGCATCAGTACTCTGCGCGCTCGGTCGGATCGCTGTCTGGCCCGATCCCGGCGCCCTTGCTCCCGGTCGCCGGCCCGGGCTACCCCCGCCGATCAGTCCGGCCCAGGGCAAGCACGATCGCCGCGTGCACGAAGCCGGGAATCGAGCCCCAGTCCAGCAAGAGCGGCACCCACCACCAGGCATGCCAGGAGGAGACCGGAGCGGCCAGGATGGCCAGGCAGCCGGCGGCGCCGCCGACGAGCGGGACCCAGGACACGGTCCGGCGCTTTAGCACGTGCGAGATGACCACCGCGTAAGCATTCCCTGCGGCCAGCAGGGCAAAGGCCATCCCGAGTAGCGCGGGTTCCAGCCACCGTCCCGGATCAGGCACGGCCGGCCGCCAGGCGGAGCCCCTTGTCCCCCCGGGTATGTCCCGCCGCCACGAGCAAGCTCACGGCCTCAATGGTACGGCCTCGGGCATGCGAAGGTTCACCTGCTCCATGCTCTGGCCACCCCAGGCCGAGCGCAACCACCTACCAGATCGTCTCGACCAGGCCACTGTCTCGAATCTTGCCGTCGCAAGTGACCAGCGGCGCGGAATGCTGCAGGGCGGTACCCACGATCTGCCGGTCTCCCGGGTCGCCGCAGAACGCTCGCCCCAGCGTGGCGCCCCGGACCGCGATGTCGGGCGTCATGGGCAGGAGTGCGACATTCCCGAACCTGACCGCCTTCCGCAGCCATTCTGCGGGCGAGGGCCGGAGTTCGATCTTCCGGGTCGCGGCCAGCCACGCCACTTCCCAGCAGCATGCCGCCGGCACGCCGACAGCGCGCGCCGATTCGAGAGCCCGCCTGGCTGCCGCCGAAAGCCGGCGATCGTCCGACAGCCACCACAGCCAGGCATGCGTGTCGGCGACGATCAAGTCTCCAGCCCCAGCTCGGGATCCCACTCGGCCCAGGCGTCGGAGGTGTCCACGATGTCCCCCAGTATCGTGATCGAGTTCCTGAGGTAGTCACGGACATCCTCGGCCGGCTCGGGAGGAAGGACGCGAGCCACGGGCTTGCCTCGCTTCGTGACGATCAGCACCTGCCCCGAGGTCGCGACCTCGTCGAGCAGCGCCAGGCATTTCGCCTTGAACTCGCCGGCGGGAATCGTCCTGGGCC encodes:
- a CDS encoding type II toxin-antitoxin system Phd/YefM family antitoxin; this translates as MRPRTIPAGEFKAKCLALLDEVATSGQVLIVTKRGKPVARVLPPEPAEDVRDYLRNSITILGDIVDTSDAWAEWDPELGLET
- a CDS encoding type II toxin-antitoxin system VapC family toxin, whose amino-acid sequence is MIVADTHAWLWWLSDDRRLSAAARRALESARAVGVPAACCWEVAWLAATRKIELRPSPAEWLRKAVRFGNVALLPMTPDIAVRGATLGRAFCGDPGDRQIVGTALQHSAPLVTCDGKIRDSGLVETIW